From the Acidobacteriota bacterium genome, the window CTGATGTCTTCAGCGAAGCGCACCACATTCTCAACAATCTGATAAATGCCCCACGTTGATAGAATGTCTGGGATGGTGGGAATCACGTACCCTGTGGAAATTCTCAGTCCGTTTTTTGTAACGATGCCAAGACTTGGAGGACAGTCAATGAGGATGTAGTCATAGCGGTCAATGATGGGTTGGATCGCCACGCGCAGGATTTCGAGCGGATTGGCGGTGAAGTTGCCGGACAGCGCAATCATTGGGATGCTTTCCTGGAGATCAAGGAGCCGGATGCTCGAAGGCAACAAATCAAGCCGCGCGATGCCGTCATTGATAGTTGAAACCCCGTGGACAATTGCTTTTTCGATATCGAACTTTGGTGCCTCGCGCGGTTTCAGCCGATCTTCGAAAAGTTGTGCGATGGTACGACCTTCCTTATCCAGGTCCTCCCATTGCTTTTCCTTGATGACTGCAATGGTCGCGTTGGTTTGTGGGTCGAGATCAATAAGAAGTACGTGCTTGTGCTCTTCCTGCGCCAGCATTTCGGCTACAGCTACCGCTGTGGTGGTCTTTCCAACGCCACCCTTCAGGTTAATGAAGCTTAGGACATGAGTTTCCTTCCTCTTGAATATCTTTACCCAAGCTTCGATTCGCTCCCGTTCCCAGACCGGCCCACTCTGTAGGTTCTGAATAGGGCGTGGAAAGTCGTCGTATCGCATGCGCCAGTTGCTGACTACTTGCTTGGAGACTCCTGCGAGATCAGCGATTTCAGCTACTCCAACGAGGTTATCAGTAGGCATAAATAAGCTCCTTTCAGCTTTCAAATCTAATAATCTAGTGCGAATAACCCACACAATACGCCATATTTGTGTACAATATCAACAAAACATTGTTCTTGTATAGAAACCTCCTTCGGCTA encodes:
- a CDS encoding AAA family ATPase, encoding MFKRKETHVLSFINLKGGVGKTTTAVAVAEMLAQEEHKHVLLIDLDPQTNATIAVIKEKQWEDLDKEGRTIAQLFEDRLKPREAPKFDIEKAIVHGVSTINDGIARLDLLPSSIRLLDLQESIPMIALSGNFTANPLEILRVAIQPIIDRYDYILIDCPPSLGIVTKNGLRISTGYVIPTIPDILSTWGIYQIVENVVRFAEDISRPIPPLGIVATKVQANNNLHPRVIADLRERRLGHFNEPGVLPQPPLFNNEIPQAVAVARGADVDADIHTFKGKYGNAYEPLRGLTQEIKQLCEKKKH